ATTCTGCATCAGAGTCATGTGtaggattttgggatttttcgTCCAAAGCTGTTTGTTCTTGCACATTACCTTGACACCTTCCTATGTTCTCGTCAGCCCATCTTTCAACATTACTAATTCCTGCTTCATCAGCAATTACTCTGAAGGGTCGTGGTGGATCTCCAGGCTCATTGAGTAATGGGTCCTCTTGGTTGTCTCTATCTTGTAGCCAATCAAGTATGGGGTTTGATTCATCATTGATAAAACTTGCATCCAAGGGATCATaagttttaatttcttttccttATCATACTCCTTTTCAATGCATTTTAAACGGAGCCTTATATTATAGTGGACATAAACTAGCTTCTCTAATCGAGCGTACGCTAATCGATTACGCACTTTGGTATGTATTAGTGCGAACGTGCTCTAGTTGCGTTCACATCCACTAGACGTTGTCGTTTGAGATAAGACACACACAACAatcttttttaaatactttGCTGATCCACCATATTGTAGCCATCGCTCAGCTGtacaattaaaagttaaaaatatagcaAATAAGATTTATCATCAGCTGTAAACTGTCCAAATTATGGAGTTACTTACTGGGATCGGTATTGTGTCTTCCGTTAATTGCACCCGCTTCACCAAAAGTTCCAGCGGATTCACGAAATATTTTTCCCTTTATTATGATAGAATAATAGTCAGAAATCAGCATATTAACATCtagcaaattaataatacattgaaaaaatattatacctcACTTATGGCAAGAGCAGCATGTGTTGGATCCCTCTCCAATCTATTGATAACGTTTCGTAATGCCTTCAACAGTTCATCATCAAATCCAAGATTATAACGATGATGGTACGACGGATTAAGATAATAACCTATCATTAAGAAAGAAATCACTCCATTAATAATACAAGGCTACTAATGAACaatcaataataaatagttttgttataatttataacttACCTGCTAGGTGTAGATCCCGGCTCATCTGAACGTCCCAACGTCTGTCaataacttttaaaaaagattGACACCGTGgcgaattaatttttttaatattatctttAGCCATTCTCAGTTTATAATAGACATGTCCCATTTGAGGTATTTTTTCCTGATCCACTAAACGGAGAACCACATATAAAGGCTCCACAATATCAACAATCTCTTTCACATAATCCCAAAACTTGGCAGACAGAATTATTTGCTCAATCGATTTTCCATCAGCCGTGGAGGCATAACGAGATGTTTGCCAATCATCTGATGCAAACATGGACTTTaatccatttttattttgaaggataCTGTTTAGAGCAATAAAATTTGTGGCAAATCGTGTGATACCAGAACGTACTAGTTCTCGTCCTGTGAATTTCACCATTAAAGCATGAACCCAAAGATGATTATACAAATACTTAGATACACGTTGTGCAGTATCTACAGTTTTTTTAACTCGATTTATGTCACCGAAGTCAGACATCATTAGATTGA
Above is a genomic segment from Ananas comosus cultivar F153 linkage group 15, ASM154086v1, whole genome shotgun sequence containing:
- the LOC109720952 gene encoding uncharacterized protein LOC109720952; amino-acid sequence: MSIINFLIYCNGRVVFHKSIDTTGRFEDADYIYALLEQVLGEIGEKCVVQVVSDNGANFKKAGKLLMQRHPYLFWTPCAAHCINLMMSDFGDINRVKKTVDTAQRVSKYLYNHLWVHALMVKFTGRELVRSGITRFATNFIALNSILQNKNGLKSMFASDDWQTSRYASTADGKSIEQIILSAKFWDYVKEIVDIVEPLYVVLRLVDQEKIPQMGHVYYKLRMAKDNIKKINSPRCQSFLKVIDRRWDVQMSRDLHLAGYYLNPSYHHRYNLGFDDELLKALRNVINRLERDPTHAALAISEGKIFRESAGTFGEAGAINGRHNTDPTERWLQYGGSAKYLKKIVVCVLSQTTTSSGCERN